The following are encoded together in the Limanda limanda chromosome 12, fLimLim1.1, whole genome shotgun sequence genome:
- the tmem39b gene encoding transmembrane protein 39B — protein MAGGRRGANRTTYCRPPLSGEPGSVSNGNHSTSSPVTGVRSRTRNGSGTCMSSPPLAAQTVVPLKHSKIPELSVDCNVLFELHLFFCHLVGLFVHYVNIYKTVWWYPPSHPPSHTSLNFHLIDYNMLVFTIIILARRLIAAIVKEASQSGKLSFPHSIFLVMARFAVLTLTGWSLCRSLIYLFRSYSVLSLLFLCYPFGMYIPFFRLNCDFRRAGPLSPIASIGSKEVGRGRDYLTVLKETWKQHTSQLYGVQAMPTHACCLSPDLIRKEVEYLKMDFNWRMKEVLVSSMLSAYYVAFVPVWFVKSTQYVDKRWSCEMFILVSVSTSVILMRHLLPPRYCDLLHKAAAHLGCWQKVDPSLCSNVLQHIWTEEYMWPQGVLVKHNKNVYKAMGHYNVAVPSDVSHYRFYFFFNKPLRILNILIILEGAMIFYQLYSLICSEKWHQTISLALILFSNYYAFFKLLRDRIVLGKAYSYSNSSSDHKVS, from the exons ATGGCAGGTGGAAGGCGAGGGGCAAACCGCACCACGTACTGCAGACCTCCGCTGAGCGGGGAACCAGGCTCGGTCAGCAACGGCAACCACTCCACCAGTTCCCCGGTAACTGGGGTGCGATCACGTACGAG GAATGGGTCGGGAACGTGCATGTCCAGCCCGCCCCTGGCCGCTCAGACGGTGGTTCCTCTGAAGCACAGCAAGATCCCAGAGCTGTCTGTGGATTGTAACGTGCTGTTCGAGCTCCATCTCTTCTTCTGCCACCTCGTTGGCCTGTTTGTCCACTATGTCAACATCTACAAGACTGTGTGGTGGtaccccccctctcaccctccctcacacacatcACTG AATTTTCACCTCATTGACTATAACATGCTGGTGTTCACGATCATAATCCTGGCAAGGAGGTTAATTGCAGCAATTGTTAAAGAG GCATCACAGAGTGGGAAACTCTCCTTCCCCCACTCAATCTTTTTAGTGATGGCTCGGTTTGCTGTGCTGACGCTGACGGGCTGGAGTTTGTGCCGCTCCCTCATTTACCTCTTCAGAAGTTATTCTGTCCTCAgcctgctcttcctctgctACCC ATTTGGGATGTATATTCCGTTCTTCCGGCTGAACTGTGATTTCCGGAGAGCAGGGCCGCTTTCTCCCATTGCAAGCATTGGCTCCAAGGAGGTGGGCCGGGGCCGGGACTACCTGACCGTGCTGAAGGAGACGTGGAAGCAGCACACCAGCCAGCTCTATGGCGTCCAGGCCATGCCGACACATGCCTGCTGCCTCTCCCCGGACCTCATCCGAAAGGAGGTGGAGTACCTGAAGATGGACTTCAactggaggatgaaggaggtgCTTGTCAGCTCAATGCTCAGCGCTTACTATGTGGCCTTCGTACCCGTCTGGTTTGTCAAG AGCACACAGTACGTGGACAAGCGCTGGTCTTGTGAAATGTTCATCCTGGTGTCAGTCAGCACGTCAGTAATCCTCATGAGGCACTTGCTGCCCCCTCGATACTGTGACCTGCTTCACAAAGCTGCAGCTCACCTGGGCTGCTGGCAGAAAGTAGATCCCTCACTCTGTTCCAACGTCCTTCAGCACAT CTGGACAGAGGAGTACATGTGGCCACAGGGAGTCCTCGTCAAACATAATAAGAATGTGTACAAGGCCATGGGCCACTACAATGTTGCAGTTCCATCAGATGTGTCCCATTATCGCTTCTAT TTCTTCTTCAACAAGCCTTTACGAATACTGAACATACTTATCATCCTGGAAGGGGCTATGATATTCTACCAGCTCTACTCGCTGATATGCTCAGAGAAATGGCATCAGACGATATCGCTGGCTCTGATCCTCTTCAGCAACTACTACGCCTTCTTCAAGCTTCTGCGAGACAGAATAGTCCTGGGAAAGGCTTACTCGTACTCAAACAGCTCATCAGACCATAAAGTCAGTTAG
- the ccdc28b gene encoding coiled-coil domain-containing protein 28B encodes MEDKRKKRSPKVSLPQPPPPPINPRKLTVLPASKSATFTLGLPQPPSPKNRGKYKRSIGAPGQPKEVFAAVVAPPKTTRPHKEKPRAPQPAGPSKVVQSSPLQHSFLTDVSDVREMEGGLLNLLNDFHSGKLQAFGKVCSFEQLEHVREMQEKLARLHFSLDSHVEELSEDQRKCASDHNLEHLLSNLEELSTSIQKLHLAENQDLPKTSGP; translated from the exons atggAAGACAAACGCAAGAAACGCAGCCCAAAGGTGTCCCTCCCGcagccccctcctccccccatcAACCCCCGCAAACTCACTGTGTTGCCCGCCAGCAAAAGTGCCACCTTCACCCTCGGCCTGCCGCAGCCTCCCTCCCCCAAGAACAGAGGCAAGTACAAGAGGTCCATAGGTGCGCCCGGCCAGCCCAAAGAGGTGTTCGCAGCCGTCGTAGCTCCACCAAAGACCACCAG GCCCCACAAAGAGAAGCCCAGGGCCCCACAGCCAGCAGGGCCCAGCAAAGTAGTCCAGTCTTCCCCCTTGCAGCACTCCTTCCTCACGGACGTCTCAGAcgtgagagagatggagggaggccTCCTCAATCTGCTCAACGACTTCCACTCAGGCAAACTGCAGGCGTTCG GTAAGGTTTGCTCCTTTGAGCAGCTGGAGCATGTGCGTGAGATGCAGGAGAAGCTGGCGCGACTGCACTTCAGCCTGGACAGCCACGTGGAGGAGCTTTCAGAGGACCAGAGGAAGTGTGCCTCAGACCACAACCTGGAACACCTGCTCAGTAAC ctggaggagctcagCACCTCCAT ACAAAAGCTCCACTTGGCCGAGAACCAGGACCTGCCCAAGACATCTGGCCCCTGA